From Loxodonta africana isolate mLoxAfr1 chromosome 2, mLoxAfr1.hap2, whole genome shotgun sequence, the proteins below share one genomic window:
- the KIF20A gene encoding kinesin-like protein KIF20A, producing the protein MSQGILSPPVGLLSDEEVAVSPMFESTAADLGSVIRKDLLSDCSVISTSLEDKQQVLSEDSTEKVKVYLRIRPLLPSELERQEDQSCIHIENAETLVLQAPKDSFALKSNERGIGQATHRFTFSQIFGPEVGQASFFNLTMKEMVKDVLRGQNRLIYTYGVTNSGKTHTIQGTIKDGGILPRSLALIFSSLQGQLHPTPDLKPLLSNEVIWLDSKQIRQEEMKKLALLNGGLQEEELSTSLKRSVYIESRMGTSTSFDSGIAGLSSTSQLTSSSQLDETSHRWAQPDTAPVSVPADIRFSIWISFFEIYNELIYDLLEPPSQQRKRQTLRLCEDQNGNPYVKDLNWIHVQDAEEAWKLLKVGRKNQSFASTLLNQNSSRSHSIFSIRILHLQGEGDIIPKISELSLCDLAGTERCKDQKSGDRLKEAGNINTSLHTLGRCIAALRQNQQNRSKQNLVPFRDSKLTRVFQGFFTGRGRSCMIVNMNPCASTYDETLHVAKFSAVASQLVHAPPVQLGLPPLHSFIKEHSLQASPSLETGAKPDPGLDDDIESETDISMYSKEELLQVVEAMKALLLKERQEKLQLEMQLRDEICNEMVEQMQQREQWCSEHLDTQKELLEEMYEEKLKILKESLTSFYQEELQERDEKIEELEALLKEARQQPVAHQQSGSELSLRRSQRLASSCTQQLQEVKAKLEQCKGELSSTTEELHKYQKMLEPPPSAKPFTTDVDKKLEEGQKNIRLLRTELQKLGESFQSAERACCHSTGAEKLRQALTTCDDILIKQDQTLAELQNNMMLVKLDLRKKAACIAEQYHTVLKLQGQASSTKKRLGTNRENQQPNQQPPGKKPFLRNLLPRTPTCQSSTDCSPYARILRSRRSPLLRSGPFGKKY; encoded by the exons ATGTCTCAAGGGATCCTTTCTCCGCCAGTGGGCTTGCTGTCTGATGAGGAGGTTGCAGTCTCCCCCATGTTTGAGTCTACAGCTGCAGACTTGGGGTCTGTGATACGCAAGGACCTGCTTTCAGACTGCTCTGTCATCTCCACCTCCCTGGAGGATAAGCAGCAG GTTCTATCTGAGGATAGTACAGAGAAGGTGAAAGTATACCTGAGGATCAGACCCTTGTTACCTTCAGAGTTGGAACGGCAGGAGGATCAG AGTTGTATCCACATCGAGAACGCAGAGACTCTTGTTCTACAAGCACCCAAGGACTCTTTTGCCCTGAAAAGCAATGAACGTGGGATTGGCCAAGCTACCCACAGGTTCACCTTTTCCCAG ATCTTTGGGCCAGAAGTGGGACAGGCATCCTTCTTCAACCTGACAATGAAGGAGATGGTAAAGGATGTACTCAGAGGGCAGAACCGGCTCATCTATACATATGGAGTCACCAACTCAGGGAAAACCCACACAATTCAAG GGACCATCAAGGATGGAGGGATCCTGCCCCGGTCCCTGGCTCTGATCTTCAGTAGCCTCCAAGGCCAACTTCATCCGACGCCTGATCTGAAGCCTTTGCTCTCCAATGAGGTAATCTGGCTAGACAGCAAACAGATCCggcaggaagaaatgaagaagctaGCCCTGCTAAATGGAGGCCTCCAAGAG GAGGAGCTGTCCACCTCCTTGAAGAGAAGTGTCTACATTGAAAGTCGGATGGGTACCAGCACCAGCTTTGATAGTGGCATTGCTGGGCTCTCCTCTACTAGTCAGTTGACCAGCAGTAGCCAGTTGGATG AAACAAGTCACCGATGGGCACAGCCAGACACTGCCCCAGTAAGTGTCCCAGCAGACATTCGTTTCTCCATCTGGATATCCTTCTTCGAGATCTACAATGAGCTGATCTATGACCTGTTAGAACCACCTAGCCAGCAGCGCAAGAGACAGACTCTACGGTTGTGTGAAGATCAGAATGGCAATCCCTACGTGAAAG ATCTCAATTGGATTCATGTTCAGGATGCTGAGGAAGCCTGGAAACTCCTGAAAGTGGGTCGTAAGAACCAGAGTTTTGCCAGCACCCTCCTGAACCAGAACTCCAGCCGCAG TCATAGCATCTTCTCAATCCGAATCCTGCATCTCCAGGGAGAAGGGGATATAATCCCCAAGATCAGCGA GTTGTCACTCTGTGATCTGGCTGGCACAGAGCGCTGCAAAGATCAGAAGAGTGGTGATCGGCTAAAGGAAGCAGGAAACATTAACACTTCTCTGCATACTCTTGGCCGCTGTATTGCTGCCCTGCGCCAAAACCAGCAGAACCG GTCAAAGCAGAACCTGGTTCCCTTCCGTGACAGCAAGTTGACTCGAGTGTTCCAAGGCTTCTTTACAGGCCGAGGCCGCTCATGTATGATTGTCAATATGAATCCCTGTGCATCCACCTATGATGAGACCCTTCATGTGGCCAAGTTTTCAGCTGTTGCCAGCCAG CTTGTGCATGCCCCACCTGTGCAACTGGGATTACCACCCCTCCATTCATTCATCAAGGAACACAGTCTGCAGGCATCTCCCAGCTTAGAGACAGGGGCGAAGCCAGACCCAGGCCTTGATGATGACATAGAAAGTGAAACCGACATCTCCATGTACAGCAAGGAG GAGCTCCTACAGGTGGTAGAAGCCATGAAAGCACTGCTTTTGAAAGAACGGCAGGAAAAGTTGCAGCTTGAGATGCAGCTCCGTGACGAAATTTGCAATGAGATGGTGGAGCAGATGCAACAACGGGAACAGTGGTGCAG TGAACATTTGGATACCCAGAAGGAACTGTTGGAGGAGAtgtatgaagaaaaactaaagatTCTCAAGGAGTCACTGACAAGTTTTTACCAAGAAGAGCTTCAG GAACGGGATGAAAAGATTGAAGAGCTAGAAGCCCTCTTAAAAGAAGCCAGGCAGCAGCCAGTGGCCCACCAACAATCAGGGTCTGAATTGTCTCTACGGCGGTCACAACGGTTGGCATCTTCCTgcacccagcagctccaggagGTTAAAGCTAAATTAGAGCAATGCAAAGGAGAGCTAAGCTCCACCACTGAAG AGCTACATAAGTATCAGAAAATGTTAGAACCACCACCCTCAGCTAAGCCCTTCACCACTGATGTGGACAAGAAGTTAGAGGAGGGCCAAAAG AACATAAGGCTGCTGCGGACAGAGCTTCAGAAACTTGGCGAGTCTTTCCAGTCAGCAGAAAGAGCCTGTTGCCACAGCACTGGAGCAGAAAAACTTCGTCAAGCCTTGACCACTTGTGATGACATCTTAATCAAACAG GATCAGACCCTGGCTGAGCTGCAGAATAACATGATGCTTGTGAAACTGGACCTTCGGAAGAAGGCAGCATGCATTGCTGAGCAGTATCATACTGTACTAAAACTCCAAGGCCAGGCTTCTTCCACCAAAAAGCGCCTTGGTACCAACCGGGAAAACCAGCAACCAAACCAACAGCCCCCAGGGAAGAAACCATTCCTTCGCAACTTACTTCCCCGAACACCCACTTGCCAAAGCTCAACAGACTGCAGCCCTTATGCCCGAATTCTGCGCTCACGGCGCTCCCCTTTACTCAGATCTGGGCCTTTTGGCAAAAAGTACTAA